From one Nothobranchius furzeri strain GRZ-AD chromosome 2, NfurGRZ-RIMD1, whole genome shotgun sequence genomic stretch:
- the sytl3 gene encoding synaptotagmin-like protein 3 isoform X2: MDLSFLQILEKERVLEVLWRDKHLRTIEEDRIRRMKGELQELRRKGAKSYARQYGERTCARCQRPLGKLWNTGAVCRGCSHRICSRCRVGAANWKCTVCHAYREVKIRSGDWFLEEKAKKFPVTIDKSETTGEKLLKIYSVQRHISVVPPTPPPHLDPQFKEKSRLKNSKSFTLSMEDLKVCLRSHIKKISDSQNDIRGDLLTVIGHQSRSHFSYSTQKSRSDTDLSKSSLSKGNSLPNLFKKNKDSDQEGSSTGEETSFSSEHSTVKRGSVSSISTDCSICVAGELELAVAYNTSSSCLEVTVGACRNLAHGNGKKKKCNPYVKLHVLPDKNIKLKTSLKRNTTDPVYNEVLKFNIERHLLFGKRLQVSVWHSGTLKRKVFLGEILIPLDGWRSEDKALESLYWYPLCSMAEKSNLGTVEHNGNSVFTHHGV, from the exons ATGGATTTAAGTTTCCTTCAAATTCTGGAGAAAGAAAGAGTTCTGGAGGTTCTCTGGAGAGACAAACACCTGAGAACGATAGAAGAGGACAGGATCAG GAGGATGAAGGGCGAGCTGCAGGAGCTACGGAGGAAAGGTGCAAAGAGTTACGCCCGGCAATACGGAGAGCGGACCTGCGCCCGCTGCCAGAGGCCCCTGGGCAAGCTCTGGAACACAGGAGCAGTGTGCAGAGGCTGCAGCCACCGCATCTGCAGCAGGTGTCGGGTGGGAGCAGCAAACTGGAAGTGCACGGTGTGCCATGCATACAG GGAGGTGAAGATCAGATCAGGAGACTGGTTTTTGGAGGAAAAGGCAAAGAAATTTCCTGTCACTATAG ACAAATCTGAAACAACTGGAGAGAAACTATTGAAAATCTACAGTGTGCAGAG ACATATTTCTGTTGTACCACCAACTCCTCCTCCCCACTTGGATCCTCAGTTCAAAGAGAAATCTAGG CTGAAGAACTCAAAGTCTTTCACCCTGTCCATGGAGGATCTGAAGGTTTGCTTGAGGAGTCACATTAAAA AGATATCAGATTCTCAAAATGACATCAGAGGAGACCTGCTGACGGTCATCGGACACCAATCAAGATCACATTTTAGCTACAGCACCCAAAAGAGCCGGTCTGATACAGACCTCAGCAAGTCCTCA CTTTCTAAAGGCAACAGTCTTCCAAACCTgtttaagaaaaacaaagacagcgacCAGGAGGGCTCGTCTACCGGAGAGGAAACGTCGTTCAGCTCCGAGCACTCGACTGTAAAAAGA ggCAGCGTCAGCAGCATTAGCACCGACTGCAGCATCTGCGTGGCCGGAGAGCTGGAGCTCGCTGTGGCCTACAACACCAGTAGCTCCTGCCTGGAGGTCACGGTTGGAGCCTGCAGAAATCTTGCTCATGGAAACGGCAAAAAGAAAAAGTGTAACCC TTACGTTAAACTCCACGTGCTGCCGGACAAGAACATCAAACTGAAGACATCTCTGAAGAGAAACACGACGGATCCAGTTTATAACGAAGTGTTAAAG TTCAACATAGAGCGCCACCTGCTGTTTGGAAAGAGACTGCAGGTCTCTGTGTGGCATTCAGGGACCCTGAAAAGAAAAGTGTTTCTTGGAGAGATTCTCATCCCACTTGATGGCTGGAGGTCGGAGGACAAGGCTCTAGAAAGCTTATACTGGTACCCGCTGTGTTCAATG GCTGAAAAATCCAATTTGGGCACAGTGGAGCATAATGGAAATTCAGTTTTCACCCATCATG gtgtCTGA
- the sytl3 gene encoding synaptotagmin-like protein 3 isoform X1, translated as MDLSFLQILEKERVLEVLWRDKHLRTIEEDRIRRMKGELQELRRKGAKSYARQYGERTCARCQRPLGKLWNTGAVCRGCSHRICSRCRVGAANWKCTVCHAYREVKIRSGDWFLEEKAKKFPVTIDKSETTGEKLLKIYSVQRHISVVPPTPPPHLDPQFKEKSRLKNSKSFTLSMEDLKVCLRSHIKKISDSQNDIRGDLLTVIGHQSRSHFSYSTQKSRSDTDLSKSSLSKGNSLPNLFKKNKDSDQEGSSTGEETSFSSEHSTVKRGSVSSISTDCSICVAGELELAVAYNTSSSCLEVTVGACRNLAHGNGKKKKCNPYVKLHVLPDKNIKLKTSLKRNTTDPVYNEVLKFNIERHLLFGKRLQVSVWHSGTLKRKVFLGEILIPLDGWRSEDKALESLYWYPLCSMAEKSNLGTVEHNGNSVFTHHGEQTI; from the exons ATGGATTTAAGTTTCCTTCAAATTCTGGAGAAAGAAAGAGTTCTGGAGGTTCTCTGGAGAGACAAACACCTGAGAACGATAGAAGAGGACAGGATCAG GAGGATGAAGGGCGAGCTGCAGGAGCTACGGAGGAAAGGTGCAAAGAGTTACGCCCGGCAATACGGAGAGCGGACCTGCGCCCGCTGCCAGAGGCCCCTGGGCAAGCTCTGGAACACAGGAGCAGTGTGCAGAGGCTGCAGCCACCGCATCTGCAGCAGGTGTCGGGTGGGAGCAGCAAACTGGAAGTGCACGGTGTGCCATGCATACAG GGAGGTGAAGATCAGATCAGGAGACTGGTTTTTGGAGGAAAAGGCAAAGAAATTTCCTGTCACTATAG ACAAATCTGAAACAACTGGAGAGAAACTATTGAAAATCTACAGTGTGCAGAG ACATATTTCTGTTGTACCACCAACTCCTCCTCCCCACTTGGATCCTCAGTTCAAAGAGAAATCTAGG CTGAAGAACTCAAAGTCTTTCACCCTGTCCATGGAGGATCTGAAGGTTTGCTTGAGGAGTCACATTAAAA AGATATCAGATTCTCAAAATGACATCAGAGGAGACCTGCTGACGGTCATCGGACACCAATCAAGATCACATTTTAGCTACAGCACCCAAAAGAGCCGGTCTGATACAGACCTCAGCAAGTCCTCA CTTTCTAAAGGCAACAGTCTTCCAAACCTgtttaagaaaaacaaagacagcgacCAGGAGGGCTCGTCTACCGGAGAGGAAACGTCGTTCAGCTCCGAGCACTCGACTGTAAAAAGA ggCAGCGTCAGCAGCATTAGCACCGACTGCAGCATCTGCGTGGCCGGAGAGCTGGAGCTCGCTGTGGCCTACAACACCAGTAGCTCCTGCCTGGAGGTCACGGTTGGAGCCTGCAGAAATCTTGCTCATGGAAACGGCAAAAAGAAAAAGTGTAACCC TTACGTTAAACTCCACGTGCTGCCGGACAAGAACATCAAACTGAAGACATCTCTGAAGAGAAACACGACGGATCCAGTTTATAACGAAGTGTTAAAG TTCAACATAGAGCGCCACCTGCTGTTTGGAAAGAGACTGCAGGTCTCTGTGTGGCATTCAGGGACCCTGAAAAGAAAAGTGTTTCTTGGAGAGATTCTCATCCCACTTGATGGCTGGAGGTCGGAGGACAAGGCTCTAGAAAGCTTATACTGGTACCCGCTGTGTTCAATG GCTGAAAAATCCAATTTGGGCACAGTGGAGCATAATGGAAATTCAGTTTTCACCCATCATGGTGAGCAGACAATCTAA